The Verrucomicrobiia bacterium nucleotide sequence CCCCGAACGATGGAGGACCTGACCGCTTTGGGCGGAGTGGGGCGCAAAACAGCCAATGTGGTTTTAGGCAATGCGTTCGGGATCAACTGCGGGGTGGTAGTCGATACTCATGTGGCACGGCTCTCCCAACGGCTGGGCCTCACCGGAGATGACGGTCCGGAGAAAATCGAGCAAACCCTGATGGCCCTGGTCCCGCAGGACCTCTGGGCGCTATTCAGCCATTTGCTGATTTGGCATGGCCGGCGCCGTTGCTATGCGCGCAACCCGGATTGCTCCGGGTGCGAAATCAAAACGCTTTGCCCGAGAATTGGAGCGCGCAGGCCGGCGGCAGCGCTCGCATGAAGGCGGAGCGCTGGTTTTTGCTTGAATCAGGTGCCAGCCATTTCGCCTTCAACATGGCGCTCGACGAGGCCCTCCTTGAAGCCATGCCGCGCCTGGGAATTCCGGTGCTCCGCTTCTACTCCTGGAGCGAACCGGTCGCATCGTTTGGTTATTTCCAAAGGTACGTCGAAGTCGAACAATTCACACCCCTTCGCCCGCTGGTGCGACGGCCCACCGCAGGCGGAATCGTTCCCCATGATGCAGACTGGACTTATAGCCTTCTGTTTCCTCCCAATCATGCCTGGTATGGTTTGCCTGCCGTCGAAAGCTATCGCAGCGTCCATGAATGGATTAAAAATGCCCTGGCCCGCCTTGATGTGGCGACTCAACTCGCCCCCTCCAGCAAAAAGGAGAGCCCAGGCCAATGCTTCATCGGGTACGAGCAATTTGATCTTCTTTGGAATGGCCGCAAAATAGCCGGAGCAGCCCAACGCCGCCGGCGGGATGGCTTGCTCATTCAGGGCTCGTTTCAACCCTCGGCTCTGCCTTTGAACCGGGCCGGATGGCGCCAGGCCATGCAGCGCGCAGGTGAAGACCGATTCGCTATCCAATGGAGCCTCTTGGAGCCGGACGAGCGGCTGCTCCAACGCGCCGCAGAGCTGGCCAGCACAAAATACGGACGAGAGGATTACAACCGGAGGAGATAGGCAAATTGGAACCAGCAGTCGCGGTACGACCGATTGCCAATCGGCGATTCCGTGCCTACAAAGATTTGGAACTGACCTTGTCATTGGCCCTGCACTTGTGTGTGCCCGTTGTGGGCCGCGAGCTTTACTTTCTTTCCCTAATCGTTAACCCTCCTGTGCTCGAAATGCAG carries:
- the nth gene encoding endonuclease III; the encoded protein is MPRESKQAKIERVKKIVAGLKAAYPEAHCELNHSNPLELLIATILSAQCTDKRVNLVTPTLFAKYRSAADFARASTADLQEAIKTTGFFRNKAKSIKTACQALVERHGGRVPRTMEDLTALGGVGRKTANVVLGNAFGINCGVVVDTHVARLSQRLGLTGDDGPEKIEQTLMALVPQDLWALFSHLLIWHGRRRCYARNPDCSGCEIKTLCPRIGARRPAAALA